TTCGTGGCTGACGCCTTCCAGGTCGGTGATGACCAGGCGCTGCTTGCCCTTGGTGTCCTTGCCGAACGAGACCGTACCCGTGACGTCGGCCAGCATGCCGGCATCCTTGGGGGAACGGGCTTCGAACAGTTCGGCCACGCGAGGCAGACCGCCGGTGATGTCGCGGGTCTTCTGCGATTCCTGCGGAATACGCGCCAGGACCTCGCCCACCGTCACCTGCTGGCCATCGCGCACCGTGATGAGCGCGCCGACCGGGAACGAAATGTTCACCGAATGGTCGGTACCGGCGATCTTGACCTCTTCGCCGGACTCGTTGACCAGCTTGATCTGCGGACGCATGACGATCTTGCCGCCACGGGTCTTGGGCGTGATCACGACCAGCGTCGACAGGCCGGTGACTTCGTCCACCTGCTTGGCGACGGTAACGCCTTCCTCGATGTTCTCGAAGCGCACCTGGCCGGCGTATTCCGACACGATCGGACGGGTCAGCGGATCCCAGCTCGCCAGGCGAGCGCCGGCCTTGATGGCCTCGCCATCGCCGACCAGCACGGTCGCGCCGTACGGGATCTTGTGACGTTCGCGCTCGCGGCCGTTATCGTCATGGATAACGATTTCGCCCGACCGGGAGATCGCCACACGCTCGCCCTTGGCGTTGGTGACGTAGCGCATCGTGCTGGCGAAACCGACCGTACCGTTGGACTTCGTTTCCACGGCGCTGGCCAGAGCCGAACGCGATGCCGCGCCCCCGATGTGGAAGGTACGCATCGTCAGCTGGGTACCCGGTTCGCCGATGGACTGCGCGGCGATCACACCGACAGCCTCGCCGACGTTGACCATGTACCCGCGGCCCAGGTCGCGACCGTAGCAGTGCGCGCACAGCCCATGACGCGTTTCGCAGGTCAGCGGCGTGCGGACCTTGACTTCGTCCACGCCGATGCGGTCGATCAGGTCGACCAGGTCTTCGTCCAGCAGCGTGCCGGCCTCGATCGCGGTTTCCTGCGTATCGGGATTGACGATGTCCACGGCGGCCACGCGGCCCAGGATACGGTCGCGCAGCGGTTCGATGACTTCACCGCCCTCGACCAGCGCCTTCATCGAGTAACCCTGCGAGGTGCCGCAGTCGTTTTCGATGATGACCAGATCCTGCGTCACGTCGACCAGACGGCGGGTCAGGTAACCCGAGTTCGCCGTCTTCAACGCGGTATCGGCCAGGCCTTTACGCGCGCCGTGCGTCGAGATGAAGTACTGCAGTACGTTCAGGCCTTCGCGGAAGTTGGCGGTAATGGGCGTTTCGATGATCGAGCCGTCCGGCTTGGCCATCAGGCCGCGCATGCCCGCCAGCTGGCGAATCTGGGCGGCCGAACCGCGGGCGCCCGAGTCGGCCATCATGTAGATGGAGTTGAAGGATTCCTGGCGCACTTCCTCGCCGTGACGGTTGGTCACGGGTTCGGTCGCCAGTTGCTCCATCATCGCCTTGCCGACCTTGTCGCCGGCCTTGCCCCAGATGTCCACCACGTTGTTGTAGCGTTCCTGGGACGTGACCAGACCCGACGAGTACTGCTTGTCGATTTCCTTCACTTCCTTGCTGGCTTCGCCCAGGATCGCTTCCTTGGCCGAAGGGATCAGCATGTCGTTCATGGCGATCGAAATACCGCCACGCGTGGCCAGGCGGAAGCCCGACTGCATCAGCTTGTCGGCGAAGATCACCGTGTCGCGCAGGCCGCAACGACGGAACGACTGGTTGATCAGGCGCGAGATTTCCTTCTTCTTCAGGGCCTTGTTCAGGACCGTGAAGGGCAGGCCGCGCGGCAGGATTTCCGACAGCAGCGCACGGCCCACGGTGGTCTCGTAGCGACGCACGACGGGTTGCCATTCGCCCTGCTCGTCCTTGTCGAACTCCTTCAGGCGCACGGTAATGCGGCTTTGCAGTTCGACTTCGCCGTTGTCATAGGCGCGCTGGACTTCGGCCACATCGGTGAAGAAAATGCCTTCGCCGCGGCCGTTGATGCGCTCGCGCGTCGTGTAGTACAGACCCAGCACGATATCCTGGGACGGCACGATGGACGGTTCGCCGTTGGCGGGGAACAGGACATTGTTCGACGCCAGCATCAGGGTGCGGGCTTCCAGCTGCGCTTCCAGCGACAGCGGAACGTGCACGGCCATCTGGTCGCCGTCGAAGTCGGCGTTGAACGCCGCGCAGACCAGCGGATGCAGCTGGATCGCCTTGCCTTCGATCAGCACCGGCTCGAAGGCCTGGATGCCCAGGCGGTGCAGCGTCGGCGCGCGGTTCAGCATGACCGGATGTTCGCGGATCACCTCTTCGAGGATGTCCCACACCACCGGTTCCTGGCTTTCGACGAGCTTCTTCGCCGCCTTGATGGTCGTGGCCAGACCCATCATTTCGAGGCGGTTGAAGATGAACGGCTTGAACAGTTCCAGCGCCATCAGCTTGGGCAGGCCGCACTGATGCAGCTTGAGCTGCGGACCCACCACGATGACCGAACGGCCGGAGTAGTCCACCCGCTTGCCCAGCAGGTTCTGGCGGAAACGACCGCTCTTGCCCTTGATCATGTCGGCCAGGGACTTGAGCTGGCGCTTGTTGGCGCCGGTCATGGCCTTGCCGCGGCGGCCGTTGTCGAGCAGCGAGTCGACGGCTTCCTGCAGCATGCGCTTTTCGTTGCGCAGGATGATTTCCGGCGCCTTCAGTTCCAGCAGGCGCTTCAGGCGGTTGTTCCGGTTGATGACGCGGCGGTACAGGTCGTTCAGGTCGGAGGTCGCGAAGCGGCCGCCGTCCAGCGGCACCAGCGGACGCAGGTCCGGCGGCAGCACCGGCAGCACTTCCATGACCATCCACTCGGGCTTGATACCCGACTTCTGGAAACCTTCCAGCACCTTCAGGCGCTTGGAGATCTTCTTGATCTTGGCTTCCGAACCGGTGGCCTTGAGCTCGCCGCGCAGCGTTTCCACTTCGCGGTCGATGTCGATGGTGCGCAGCAGTTCGCGCACGGCCTCCGCGCCCATCAGCGCGCGGAAGTCATCGCCGTATTCCTCGGTCTTGGCCAGGAAATCGTCGTCCGACATGATCTGGCCGCGCTTGAGCGGCGTCATGCCGGGTTCGATCACGCACCAGGCTTCGAAGTACAGGACGCGCTCGATATCGCGCAGCGTCATGTCCAGCACCATGCCCAGGCGCGACGGCAGGCTCTTCAGGAACCAGATGTGCGCGACGGGGCTGGCCAGTTCGATATGGCCCATGCGCTCGCGGCGCACCTTGGCGACGGTGACTTCGACGCCGCACTTTTCGCAGATCACGCCACGGTGCTTCAGGCGCTTGTACTTGCCGCACAGGCACTCGTAGTCCTTGATCGGCCCGAAGATCTTCGAGCAGAACAGGCCGTCGCGTTCCGGCTTGAACGTGCGGTAGTTGATGGTTTCGGGCTTGCGGACTTCGCCGTAGGACCACGAACGGATTTTTTCCGGCGAGGCGATGCCGATGCGGATCGCATCGAACTGTTCGTCTTGCGAGACTTGCTTGAAAAGGTCGAGTAGCGCTTTCATTAGTTACGCTCCAAATCCATGTCCAGGGCCAGCGAGCGGATTTCCTTCACCAGCACGTTGAAGGACTCCGGCATACCGGCGTCGATGACGTGATCGCCCTTGACGATGTTCTCGTAAACCTTGGTACGGCCGGTGATGTCGTCGGACTTGACCGTGAGCATTTCCTGCAGGGTGTAGGAAGCGCCGTAGGCTTCGAGCGCCCACACTTCCATTTCCCCGAAACGCTGGCCGCCGAACTGCGCCTTGCCGCCCAGCGGTTGCTGGGTAACGAGCGAGTACGGACCGGTCGAACGCGCGTGCATCTTGTCGTCGACAAGGTGATGCAGCTTCAGGTAATGCATGTAGCCGACGGTGACGGGGCGCTCGAATTTCTCGCCCGTGCGGCCATCGAACAGCCACGCCTGCGTCCGGATATCGGTCAGCTGCATGCGTTTGGCCACCTCGTCGGGGTAGGCCAACTCCAGCATCTTGCTGATTTCCTCTTCCGTCGCACCGTCGAACACCGGGGTCGCGAACGGCACGCCTTCCTTGAGGTTGCGCGCCATCTCGACGACTTCGTCGTCCGTCAGGTCGGCCACGCGAGCACCCGTGCCGGTCGTGTTGTAGACCTTCTCCAGGTAGGCGCGCAGCGACTTGGCTTGTGCGGTGCGCTCATCGCGCAGCATTTCGCCGATGCGCTGGCCCACGCCCTTGGCGGCCCAGCCCAGATGGACTTCGAGCACCTGCCCGACGTTCATCCGCGAAGGCACGCCCAGCGGGTTCAGCACGATGTCCACCGGCGTACCGTCGGCCATGTGCGGCATGTCCTCGACCGGGGTGATACGCGAGACCACGCCCTTGTTGCCGTGACGGCCGGCCATCTTGTCGCCAGGCTGCAGGCGACGCTTGACGGCCAGGTACACCTTGATCATCTTCAGCACGCCGGGCGGGAGTTCGTCGCCCTGCGTCAACTTCTTGCGCTTTTCCTCGAAGGCCAGGTCGAACTGGTGGCGCTTCTGCTCCAGCGATTCCTTGGCCTGTTCGAGCACCAGGGCGTGCTGTTCGTCGGCCAGGCGGATATCGAACCACTGCCAGCGGTCCAGGTCGGACAGGTAGGCCTTGGTGATGGTCGCGCCCTTGGCCAGCTTGCGCGGACCGCCGTTGACCGTCTTGTTGACCAGCATCTTCTCGATACGATCGAACTGGTCGTTCTCGACGATGCGCAGCTGGTCGTTCAGGTCCTGGCGATAACGGCGCAGTTCATCGTCGATGATGGACTGGGCGCGCTTGTCGCGCACGATGCCTTCACGCGTGAAGACCTGCACGTCGATCACCGTGCCGGTCATGCCGGACGGCACGCGCAGCGAGGTGTCCTTCACGTCCGACGCCTTCTCGCCGAAGATGGCGCGCAGCAGCTTTTCTTCCGGCGTCAGCTGGGTCTCGCCCTTGGGCGTGACCTTGCCGACCAGCACGTCGTCGGGACCGACTTCGGCACCGATGTAGGTGATGCCGGAATCGTCCAGGCGGTTCAGCTGCGTTTCCGCGAGGTTGCTGATGTCGCGCGTGATTTCCTCGGGTCCCAGCTTCGTATCGCGGGCGACCACCGTCAATTCCTCGATGTGGATCGAGGTGTAGCGATCATCGGCCACGACCTTCTCGGAGATCAGGATCGAGTCTTCGAAGTTGTAGCCGTTCCAGGGCATGAACGCGATCAGCATGTTCTGGCCCAGGGCGAGCTCGCCCAGGTCCGTCGATGCGCCGTCGGCCAGCACGTCGCCCTTGGCGACCTTATCGCCACGGGCGACGATGGGACGCTGGTTGATGTTCGTGTTCTGGTTCGAACGGGTGTACTTGATCAGGTTGTAGATATCCACGCCGACTTCGCCGGCGACGTTTTCGTCGTCATTGACGCGAATCACGATGCGATCCGCATCGACGTGATCCACCACGCCGCCACGCAGCGCCTGCACGGTGGTGCCGGAGTCGACCGCCACGGTGCGCTCGATGCCCGTGCCGACCAGCGGCTTTTCGGGACGCAGGCAAGGCACGGCCTGGCGCTGCATGTTGGCGCCCATCAGCGCGCGGTTCGCGTCGTCGTGTTCCAGGAAGGGAATCAACGATGCGGCGACCGACACGATCTGCGACGGCGCAACGTCCATGTAGTGCACGTTGCCCGGCGCGGTCAGCATCGTTTCGCCCGCTTCACGGCAGGCAACCAGGTCGTCGACGAAACGGCCTTCCTCGTCCAGCGCCGCGTTCGCCTGCGCGATCACGTAGTGGCTTTCCTCGATGGCCGAGAGGTAGTCGATCTGGTCGCTTACCTTGCCGTCGATGACCTTGCGATACGGCGTTTCCAGGAAGCCGTATTCGTTCAGGCGGGCATACAGCGCCATGGAGTTGATCAGGCCGATGTTCGGGCCTTCCGGCGTTTCGATCGGGCAGACACGTCCATAGTGCGTGGGATGCACGTCACGCACTTCGAAGCCAGCGCGTTCGCGCGTCAGGCCGCCCGGTCCCAGTGCGGAGACACGACGCTTGTGCGTGATTTCCGACAGCGGGTTGGTCTGGTCCATGAACTGCGACAGCTGGCTCGAACCGAAGAACTCCTTGATGGCCGCGGAGATCGGCTTGGAGTTGATCAGGTCGTGCGGCATCAGGTTTTCGGTTTCGGCCTGGCCGAGACGTTCCTTGACGGCGCGTTCGACGCGCACCAGGCCGGCACGGAACTGGTTTTCCGCCAGTTCGCCCACGCAACGCACGCGGCGATTGCCCAGGTGATCGATGTCGTCGATCAGGCCACGGCCGTTACGCAGCTCCACCAGCACCTTGATGGTGGCGAGGATGTCCTCGTT
Above is a genomic segment from Bordetella genomosp. 11 containing:
- the rpoC gene encoding DNA-directed RNA polymerase subunit beta'; its protein translation is MKALLDLFKQVSQDEQFDAIRIGIASPEKIRSWSYGEVRKPETINYRTFKPERDGLFCSKIFGPIKDYECLCGKYKRLKHRGVICEKCGVEVTVAKVRRERMGHIELASPVAHIWFLKSLPSRLGMVLDMTLRDIERVLYFEAWCVIEPGMTPLKRGQIMSDDDFLAKTEEYGDDFRALMGAEAVRELLRTIDIDREVETLRGELKATGSEAKIKKISKRLKVLEGFQKSGIKPEWMVMEVLPVLPPDLRPLVPLDGGRFATSDLNDLYRRVINRNNRLKRLLELKAPEIILRNEKRMLQEAVDSLLDNGRRGKAMTGANKRQLKSLADMIKGKSGRFRQNLLGKRVDYSGRSVIVVGPQLKLHQCGLPKLMALELFKPFIFNRLEMMGLATTIKAAKKLVESQEPVVWDILEEVIREHPVMLNRAPTLHRLGIQAFEPVLIEGKAIQLHPLVCAAFNADFDGDQMAVHVPLSLEAQLEARTLMLASNNVLFPANGEPSIVPSQDIVLGLYYTTRERINGRGEGIFFTDVAEVQRAYDNGEVELQSRITVRLKEFDKDEQGEWQPVVRRYETTVGRALLSEILPRGLPFTVLNKALKKKEISRLINQSFRRCGLRDTVIFADKLMQSGFRLATRGGISIAMNDMLIPSAKEAILGEASKEVKEIDKQYSSGLVTSQERYNNVVDIWGKAGDKVGKAMMEQLATEPVTNRHGEEVRQESFNSIYMMADSGARGSAAQIRQLAGMRGLMAKPDGSIIETPITANFREGLNVLQYFISTHGARKGLADTALKTANSGYLTRRLVDVTQDLVIIENDCGTSQGYSMKALVEGGEVIEPLRDRILGRVAAVDIVNPDTQETAIEAGTLLDEDLVDLIDRIGVDEVKVRTPLTCETRHGLCAHCYGRDLGRGYMVNVGEAVGVIAAQSIGEPGTQLTMRTFHIGGAASRSALASAVETKSNGTVGFASTMRYVTNAKGERVAISRSGEIVIHDDNGRERERHKIPYGATVLVGDGEAIKAGARLASWDPLTRPIVSEYAGQVRFENIEEGVTVAKQVDEVTGLSTLVVITPKTRGGKIVMRPQIKLVNESGEEVKIAGTDHSVNISFPVGALITVRDGQQVTVGEVLARIPQESQKTRDITGGLPRVAELFEARSPKDAGMLADVTGTVSFGKDTKGKQRLVITDLEGVSHEFLIPKEKQVLVHDGQVVNKGEMIVDGPADPHDILRLQGIEKLATYIVDEVQDVYRLQGVKINDKHIEVIVRQMLRRVNIVDAGDTEFIPGEQVERSELLNENDRVVAEDKRPATYDNVLLGITKASLSTDSFISAASFQETTRVLTEAAIMGKRDELRGLKENVIVGRLIPAGTGLAYHIARKDKEAMEAAEREAARQLANPFEESPVTIGSDSESDTTPEGDHDPIGE
- the rpoB gene encoding DNA-directed RNA polymerase subunit beta, translating into MPYSYTEKKRIRKSFAKREDVQDVPFLLATQLQSYLTFLQADTPPSQRANDGLQAAFSSIFPIVSHNGMARLEFVSYVLGEPVFDVKECQQRGLTYASPLRAKVRLVLLDREVSKPTVKEVKEQEVYMGEIPLMTGTGSFVINGTERVIVSQLHRSPGVFFEHDRGKTHSSGKLLFSARVIPYRGSWLDFEFDPKDVLFFRVDRRRKMPVTILLKAIGMTPESILAEFFDFDRFELKSEGAMMEFIPERWKGEMARFDISDRAGKVIVEKDKRINAKHLRDLAAGGIERISVPEEFLYGRVLAKNIVDADTGEVVAHANDEITESVLSALRAANIGEFDTLYTNDLDRGPYISQTLRTDETADQMAARVAIYRMMRPGEPPTEEAVEALFQRLFYSEETYDLSRVGRMKVNSRLGRGDDITGPMTLTNEDILATIKVLVELRNGRGLIDDIDHLGNRRVRCVGELAENQFRAGLVRVERAVKERLGQAETENLMPHDLINSKPISAAIKEFFGSSQLSQFMDQTNPLSEITHKRRVSALGPGGLTRERAGFEVRDVHPTHYGRVCPIETPEGPNIGLINSMALYARLNEYGFLETPYRKVIDGKVSDQIDYLSAIEESHYVIAQANAALDEEGRFVDDLVACREAGETMLTAPGNVHYMDVAPSQIVSVAASLIPFLEHDDANRALMGANMQRQAVPCLRPEKPLVGTGIERTVAVDSGTTVQALRGGVVDHVDADRIVIRVNDDENVAGEVGVDIYNLIKYTRSNQNTNINQRPIVARGDKVAKGDVLADGASTDLGELALGQNMLIAFMPWNGYNFEDSILISEKVVADDRYTSIHIEELTVVARDTKLGPEEITRDISNLAETQLNRLDDSGITYIGAEVGPDDVLVGKVTPKGETQLTPEEKLLRAIFGEKASDVKDTSLRVPSGMTGTVIDVQVFTREGIVRDKRAQSIIDDELRRYRQDLNDQLRIVENDQFDRIEKMLVNKTVNGGPRKLAKGATITKAYLSDLDRWQWFDIRLADEQHALVLEQAKESLEQKRHQFDLAFEEKRKKLTQGDELPPGVLKMIKVYLAVKRRLQPGDKMAGRHGNKGVVSRITPVEDMPHMADGTPVDIVLNPLGVPSRMNVGQVLEVHLGWAAKGVGQRIGEMLRDERTAQAKSLRAYLEKVYNTTGTGARVADLTDDEVVEMARNLKEGVPFATPVFDGATEEEISKMLELAYPDEVAKRMQLTDIRTQAWLFDGRTGEKFERPVTVGYMHYLKLHHLVDDKMHARSTGPYSLVTQQPLGGKAQFGGQRFGEMEVWALEAYGASYTLQEMLTVKSDDITGRTKVYENIVKGDHVIDAGMPESFNVLVKEIRSLALDMDLERN